GTGGGTCTTGCATTCCACGGCACCGGTTTCCGAATTGCGACGGAACAGCAGGTCGGTCTGGCCAGCCAGTTCACGGGCCTTGACCACTTTGACCAGGTTGTTGTGCTCGTCCAGCAGCGCGACTTTGGTGCCGGCGGTCACGTACAGGCCCGACTCGACGGTGTTGCGGTCGCCCAACGGGATACCGATACCGGCGTTGGCGCCGATCAGGCAGCCTTCGCCGACCTTGATCACGATGTTGCCGCCGCCCGACAGGGTGCCCATGGTCGAGCAACCGCCGCCCAGGTCCGAACCCTTGCCGACGAACACGCCAGCGGAGACGCGGCCTTCGATCATGCCCGGGCCTTCGGTGCCGGCGTTGAAGTTGATGAAACCTTCGTGCATCACGGTGGTGCCTTCGCCCACGTAGGCGCCCAGACGCAGACGTGCGGCATCAGCGATACGCACGCCGGCCGGTACCACGTAGTCGGTCATTTTCGGGAACTTGTCCACCGAGAACACTTCCAGCAGCTCGCCGCGCAGACGGGCTTCGAGTTGCAGCTCGGCCAGTTCGCTCAGGTCGATGGCGCCCTGGCTGGTCCAGGCGACGTTTGGCAGCAGCGGGAAGATCCCGGCCAGGCTCACGCCGTGCGGCTTGACCAGACGATGGGACAGCAGGTGCAGCTTCAGGTACGCCTCTGGCGTGGAGGTCAGCTGAGCGTCTTCAGCCAGCAGGGTAGCGACCAGCGGCTTGTGGCTTTCGGCCAGACGGGTCAGCAGCTTGCCCTGGACGGCGTCGATGCCTTTCACGGCTTCAGCCAGTTGTGCGGCCTGTGCGGTGGTGAAGCTGATGGCCTGGTTGCCTTCGGTGTAGCCGAGGATCGGTGCAACGGCAGCGACCAGTTCGGCCGAAGGATTGAGCAGCGGCTGAGCGTAGAACACTTCCAGCCACGCGCCTTGACGGTTCTGGGTGCCGACGCCGAAGGCAATACTGAACAGGGAGTTGGACATGTGAATACCTCTACAAAAAGTGACGGGCTGCTTACTTGAGCGCGGCCGCGTAGATATCTGGCTTGAAGCCAATCAGGGTTCGGTCACCGAGATCGAGCACCGGGCGCTTGATCATCGAGGGTTGAGCGAGCATCAGTTCGATGGCTTTCGACTGGTCGAGATCGGCTTTGCGTTCGTCGTCGAGCTTGCGAAAGGTCGTGCCTGCGCGGTTCAACACCGTTTGCCAGCCGTGTTCGTCACACCATTGGGTCAGGTGTTCACGGTCGATGCCGGCGGTTTTGTAGTCGTGGAAGTCGTAGCTGACAGCGTGTTCATCGAGCCAGGTGCGCGCCTTCTTCATGGTGTCGCAGGCTTTGATGCCGAAAAGGTGCAACGTTTTGCTTGAAACGGTCAAGGAATTGCCCCCTTTACAGGTTGCCGGAAAGAAAAGGTGACGGATTATGCCACGACCGGACGGTTTCGGCGTCGCCGCTGGCCGGGGTTTGTCCCATTGTCACTGGCCGCCGTCCACCGATGTGCGACATAGGTGCAACGGTCAGCCACAGCCTAAGCGGCTAATATGGCAGTTCAACGCTGTCGATTGTCCGGGATTTCCGCTTTATGCAAACCGCTTATACCGTCCTGATCCTGCTGATGCTGGTCAGCGTTTCGCGTCTGGTCGGACGGGTCATCCCGTTGCCGCTGCCGTTGGTGCAGATTGCCGCCG
This genomic window from Pseudomonas kribbensis contains:
- the dapD gene encoding 2,3,4,5-tetrahydropyridine-2,6-dicarboxylate N-succinyltransferase; this translates as MSNSLFSIAFGVGTQNRQGAWLEVFYAQPLLNPSAELVAAVAPILGYTEGNQAISFTTAQAAQLAEAVKGIDAVQGKLLTRLAESHKPLVATLLAEDAQLTSTPEAYLKLHLLSHRLVKPHGVSLAGIFPLLPNVAWTSQGAIDLSELAELQLEARLRGELLEVFSVDKFPKMTDYVVPAGVRIADAARLRLGAYVGEGTTVMHEGFINFNAGTEGPGMIEGRVSAGVFVGKGSDLGGGCSTMGTLSGGGNIVIKVGEGCLIGANAGIGIPLGDRNTVESGLYVTAGTKVALLDEHNNLVKVVKARELAGQTDLLFRRNSETGAVECKTHKSAIELNEALHAHN
- a CDS encoding arsenate reductase, translated to MKKARTWLDEHAVSYDFHDYKTAGIDREHLTQWCDEHGWQTVLNRAGTTFRKLDDERKADLDQSKAIELMLAQPSMIKRPVLDLGDRTLIGFKPDIYAAALK